In Rattus norvegicus strain BN/NHsdMcwi chromosome 3, GRCr8, whole genome shotgun sequence, a genomic segment contains:
- the Necab3 gene encoding N-terminal EF-hand calcium-binding protein 3 isoform X9 yields MLIRCLREYEQASKVDQFVTRFLLRETANQLQALQNSLEGASDTLEAQAQRLDEENIKVQSRSCGSRRAGRRALRSISWSPTWSPGSSDTGRSSEAELQWRLQVNRLQELIDQLECKAPRLEPMHEGDLAKGLDSHILVAQRQVQVAEDALQDFHRALCCYMNFTGAQSHCLHVSAQKMLDNAAFTLYEFWQDEASWRRHQQSPCSKAFQRTLIDHLRAPDTLTTVFFPGALYPCASNSSGTQEGSPNIS; encoded by the exons ATGCTTATAAGGTGCTTAAGG GAGTATGAACAGGCCTCCAAGGTGGACCAGTTTGTCACACGATTCCTGCTGCGGGAGACTGCGAATCAGCTACAAGCCCTACAGAACTCCCTGGAGGGGGCATCAGACACTCTGGAGGCCCAGGCCCAGCG GTTGGATGAAGAAAATATCAAAGTGCAGAGTAGGTCCTGTGGCAGTCGGAGGGCAGGACGCAGAGCCCTGAGGAGCATCAGTTGGTCACCAACCTGGTCTCCTGGATCCTCTGATACAG GGCGGAGTTCAGAGGCTGAGCTGCAGTGGCGGCTGCAGGTCAACCGCCTCCAAGAGCTCATAGACCAGCTTGAGTGCAAG GCACCACGGTTGGAACCCATGCATGAAGGGGACCTTGCCAAGGGTCTTGACTCA CACATCCTTGTAGCACAGAGGCAAGTACAAGTGGCAGAGGATGCCCTGCAGGATTTCCATCGTGCTCTGTGCTGCTACATGAACTTCACAGGAGCCCAAAGCCACTGTCTGCA TGTATCTGCCCAGAAGATGCTAGACAATGCTGCTTTCACCCTATATGAGTTCTGGCAGGATGAGGCCTCCTGGAGAAG GCACCAGCAGTCACCCTGCAGCAAGGCTTTCCAGCGCACCCTCATTGATCACCTGCGGGCGCCAGACACTCTCACCACTGTGTTCTTCCCAGGTGCGCTGTATCCCTGTGCTTCAAATAGTTCTGGGACGCAAGAGGGGAGCCCCAATATCTCCTGA
- the Necab3 gene encoding N-terminal EF-hand calcium-binding protein 3 isoform X7, which translates to MQTSKGSYPPSSCTMCKTGFSALHPHPACVCPEASRAVAKVGMSLNFEEESRSWKTQHAGMEYEQASKVDQFVTRFLLRETANQLQALQNSLEGASDTLEAQAQRLDEENIKVQSRSCGSRRAGRRALRSISWSPTWSPGSSDTGRSSEAELQWRLQVNRLQELIDQLECKAPRLEPMHEGDLAKGLDSHILVAQRQVQVAEDALQDFHRALCCYMNFTGAQSHCLHVSAQKMLDNAAFTLYEFWQDEASWRRHQQSPCSKAFQRTLIDHLRAPDTLTTVFFPASWWIMNNN; encoded by the exons ATGCAGACCAGTAAGGGGTCCTATCCTCCATCATCTTGTACCATGTGTAAAACTGGCTTTAGTGCCCTGCACCCTCACCCTGCCTGTGTATGTCCAGAGGCCTCCCGAGCTGTTGCAAAGGTGGGAATGAGCCTTAACTTCGAAGAGGAATCGAGATCCTGGAAAACCCAGCATGCCGGCATG GAGTATGAACAGGCCTCCAAGGTGGACCAGTTTGTCACACGATTCCTGCTGCGGGAGACTGCGAATCAGCTACAAGCCCTACAGAACTCCCTGGAGGGGGCATCAGACACTCTGGAGGCCCAGGCCCAGCG GTTGGATGAAGAAAATATCAAAGTGCAGAGTAGGTCCTGTGGCAGTCGGAGGGCAGGACGCAGAGCCCTGAGGAGCATCAGTTGGTCACCAACCTGGTCTCCTGGATCCTCTGATACAG GGCGGAGTTCAGAGGCTGAGCTGCAGTGGCGGCTGCAGGTCAACCGCCTCCAAGAGCTCATAGACCAGCTTGAGTGCAAG GCACCACGGTTGGAACCCATGCATGAAGGGGACCTTGCCAAGGGTCTTGACTCA CACATCCTTGTAGCACAGAGGCAAGTACAAGTGGCAGAGGATGCCCTGCAGGATTTCCATCGTGCTCTGTGCTGCTACATGAACTTCACAGGAGCCCAAAGCCACTGTCTGCA TGTATCTGCCCAGAAGATGCTAGACAATGCTGCTTTCACCCTATATGAGTTCTGGCAGGATGAGGCCTCCTGGAGAAG GCACCAGCAGTCACCCTGCAGCAAGGCTTTCCAGCGCACCCTCATTGATCACCTGCGGGCGCCAGACACTCTCACCACTGTGTTCTTCCCAG CCTCCTGGTGGATTATGAATAATAACTGA
- the C3h20orf144 gene encoding uncharacterized protein C20orf144 homolog, whose protein sequence is MGNSGSHKRTKAPNQASKDRPPDMDKARHKQFFSHLKRKKPSVKAPDPARVGENPRIKAGKTKIVLLFPLDKRQQLAEAAAGPFVRPVRPAEDPLGAPTCFPATVAPMLRGAGDGVDRREGARAREMKRILVLLLQLDARLQEEGRRVAGRPGGGAKAQQYWQPLYAHLLTQREACGEGDPREEQPRKRRRCPRPRP, encoded by the exons ATGGGAAACAGCGGTTCCCACAAGAGGACCAAAGCACCCAATCAGGCCAGCAAGGACAGGCCACCTGACATGGACAAGGCCCGTCACAAGCAGTTCTTCAGCCACCTCAAGCGGAAGAAGCCAAGTGTGA AGGCTCCTGACCCTGCCCGGGTGGGTGAGAACCCCCGCATCAAGGCTGGGAAA ACCAAGATCGTGCTGCTTTTCCCGCTGGACAAGCGGCAGCAGCTGGCCGAGGCAGCGGCGGGCCCATTTGTGCGGCCCGTGCGGCCCGCTGAGGACCCGCTCGGCGCCCCGACGTGCTTCCCAGCCACGGTGGCGCCTATGCTACGTGGGGCAGGCGACGGCGTGGACAGGCGCGAAGGTGCGCGCGCGAGAGAGATGAAAAGGAtcctggtgctgctgctgcagctggacGCGAGGCTGCAGGAGGAGGGGCGTCGAGTGGCAGGCAGGCCGGGGGGCGGGGCCAAGGCCCAGCAGTACTGGCAGCCGCTGTATGCGCACCTGCTGACCCAACGCGAGGCCTGCGGCGAAGGCGACCCCCGCGAGGAGCAGCCGCGCAAGCGGCGCCGCTGTCCTCGCCCGCGGCCCTGA
- the Necab3 gene encoding N-terminal EF-hand calcium-binding protein 3 isoform X11, which translates to MLIRCLREYEQASKVDQFVTRFLLRETANQLQALQNSLEGASDTLEAQAQRLDEENIKVQSRSCGSRRAGRRALRSISWSPTWSPGSSDTGRSSEAELQWRLQVNRLQELIDQLECKAPRLEPMHEGDLAKGLDSHILVAQRQVQVAEDALQDFHRALCCYMNFTGAQSHCLHVSAQKMLDNAAFTLYEFWQDEASWRRCAVSLCFK; encoded by the exons ATGCTTATAAGGTGCTTAAGG GAGTATGAACAGGCCTCCAAGGTGGACCAGTTTGTCACACGATTCCTGCTGCGGGAGACTGCGAATCAGCTACAAGCCCTACAGAACTCCCTGGAGGGGGCATCAGACACTCTGGAGGCCCAGGCCCAGCG GTTGGATGAAGAAAATATCAAAGTGCAGAGTAGGTCCTGTGGCAGTCGGAGGGCAGGACGCAGAGCCCTGAGGAGCATCAGTTGGTCACCAACCTGGTCTCCTGGATCCTCTGATACAG GGCGGAGTTCAGAGGCTGAGCTGCAGTGGCGGCTGCAGGTCAACCGCCTCCAAGAGCTCATAGACCAGCTTGAGTGCAAG GCACCACGGTTGGAACCCATGCATGAAGGGGACCTTGCCAAGGGTCTTGACTCA CACATCCTTGTAGCACAGAGGCAAGTACAAGTGGCAGAGGATGCCCTGCAGGATTTCCATCGTGCTCTGTGCTGCTACATGAACTTCACAGGAGCCCAAAGCCACTGTCTGCA TGTATCTGCCCAGAAGATGCTAGACAATGCTGCTTTCACCCTATATGAGTTCTGGCAGGATGAGGCCTCCTGGAGAAG GTGCGCTGTATCCCTGTGCTTCAAATAG
- the Necab3 gene encoding N-terminal EF-hand calcium-binding protein 3 isoform X6, which produces MLIRCLREYEQASKVDQFVTRFLLRETANQLQALQNSLEGASDTLEAQAQRYVSAAGLWVYGCRLFLHSKLLSITIHPASGGHVLGLDEENIKVQSRSCGSRRAGRRALRSISWSPTWSPGSSDTGRSSEAELQWRLQVNRLQELIDQLECKAPRLEPMHEGDLAKGLDSHILVAQRQVQVAEDALQDFHRALCCYMNFTGAQSHCLHVSAQKMLDNAAFTLYEFWQDEASWRRHQQSPCSKAFQRTLIDHLRAPDTLTTVFFPGALYPCASNSSGTQEGSPNIS; this is translated from the exons ATGCTTATAAGGTGCTTAAGG GAGTATGAACAGGCCTCCAAGGTGGACCAGTTTGTCACACGATTCCTGCTGCGGGAGACTGCGAATCAGCTACAAGCCCTACAGAACTCCCTGGAGGGGGCATCAGACACTCTGGAGGCCCAGGCCCAGCGGTATGTCAGTGCTGCTGGGCTGTGGGTGTATGGGTGTCGTTTGTTCCTGCATTCCAAACTCCTCAGTATCACGATCCATCCAGCCTCTGGAGGCCACGTTCTTGG GTTGGATGAAGAAAATATCAAAGTGCAGAGTAGGTCCTGTGGCAGTCGGAGGGCAGGACGCAGAGCCCTGAGGAGCATCAGTTGGTCACCAACCTGGTCTCCTGGATCCTCTGATACAG GGCGGAGTTCAGAGGCTGAGCTGCAGTGGCGGCTGCAGGTCAACCGCCTCCAAGAGCTCATAGACCAGCTTGAGTGCAAG GCACCACGGTTGGAACCCATGCATGAAGGGGACCTTGCCAAGGGTCTTGACTCA CACATCCTTGTAGCACAGAGGCAAGTACAAGTGGCAGAGGATGCCCTGCAGGATTTCCATCGTGCTCTGTGCTGCTACATGAACTTCACAGGAGCCCAAAGCCACTGTCTGCA TGTATCTGCCCAGAAGATGCTAGACAATGCTGCTTTCACCCTATATGAGTTCTGGCAGGATGAGGCCTCCTGGAGAAG GCACCAGCAGTCACCCTGCAGCAAGGCTTTCCAGCGCACCCTCATTGATCACCTGCGGGCGCCAGACACTCTCACCACTGTGTTCTTCCCAGGTGCGCTGTATCCCTGTGCTTCAAATAGTTCTGGGACGCAAGAGGGGAGCCCCAATATCTCCTGA
- the Necab3 gene encoding N-terminal EF-hand calcium-binding protein 3 isoform X8: MLIRCLREYEQASKVDQFVTRFLLRETANQLQALQNSLEGASDTLEAQAQRYVSAAGLWVYGCRLFLHSKLLSITIHPASGGHVLGLDEENIKVQSRSCGSRRAGRRALRSISWSPTWSPGSSDTGRSSEAELQWRLQVNRLQELIDQLECKAPRLEPMHEGDLAKGLDSHILVAQRQVQVAEDALQDFHRALCCYMNFTGAQSHCLHVSAQKMLDNAAFTLYEFWQDEASWRRHQQSPCSKAFQRTLIDHLRAPDTLTTVFFPASWWIMNNN; encoded by the exons ATGCTTATAAGGTGCTTAAGG GAGTATGAACAGGCCTCCAAGGTGGACCAGTTTGTCACACGATTCCTGCTGCGGGAGACTGCGAATCAGCTACAAGCCCTACAGAACTCCCTGGAGGGGGCATCAGACACTCTGGAGGCCCAGGCCCAGCGGTATGTCAGTGCTGCTGGGCTGTGGGTGTATGGGTGTCGTTTGTTCCTGCATTCCAAACTCCTCAGTATCACGATCCATCCAGCCTCTGGAGGCCACGTTCTTGG GTTGGATGAAGAAAATATCAAAGTGCAGAGTAGGTCCTGTGGCAGTCGGAGGGCAGGACGCAGAGCCCTGAGGAGCATCAGTTGGTCACCAACCTGGTCTCCTGGATCCTCTGATACAG GGCGGAGTTCAGAGGCTGAGCTGCAGTGGCGGCTGCAGGTCAACCGCCTCCAAGAGCTCATAGACCAGCTTGAGTGCAAG GCACCACGGTTGGAACCCATGCATGAAGGGGACCTTGCCAAGGGTCTTGACTCA CACATCCTTGTAGCACAGAGGCAAGTACAAGTGGCAGAGGATGCCCTGCAGGATTTCCATCGTGCTCTGTGCTGCTACATGAACTTCACAGGAGCCCAAAGCCACTGTCTGCA TGTATCTGCCCAGAAGATGCTAGACAATGCTGCTTTCACCCTATATGAGTTCTGGCAGGATGAGGCCTCCTGGAGAAG GCACCAGCAGTCACCCTGCAGCAAGGCTTTCCAGCGCACCCTCATTGATCACCTGCGGGCGCCAGACACTCTCACCACTGTGTTCTTCCCAG CCTCCTGGTGGATTATGAATAATAACTGA
- the C3h20orf144 gene encoding uncharacterized protein C20orf144 homolog isoform X2: MGNSGSHKRTKAPNQASKDRPPDMDKARHKQFFSHLKRKKPSTKIVLLFPLDKRQQLAEAAAGPFVRPVRPAEDPLGAPTCFPATVAPMLRGAGDGVDRREGARAREMKRILVLLLQLDARLQEEGRRVAGRPGGGAKAQQYWQPLYAHLLTQREACGEGDPREEQPRKRRRCPRPRP, translated from the exons ATGGGAAACAGCGGTTCCCACAAGAGGACCAAAGCACCCAATCAGGCCAGCAAGGACAGGCCACCTGACATGGACAAGGCCCGTCACAAGCAGTTCTTCAGCCACCTCAAGCGGAAGAAGCCAAGT ACCAAGATCGTGCTGCTTTTCCCGCTGGACAAGCGGCAGCAGCTGGCCGAGGCAGCGGCGGGCCCATTTGTGCGGCCCGTGCGGCCCGCTGAGGACCCGCTCGGCGCCCCGACGTGCTTCCCAGCCACGGTGGCGCCTATGCTACGTGGGGCAGGCGACGGCGTGGACAGGCGCGAAGGTGCGCGCGCGAGAGAGATGAAAAGGAtcctggtgctgctgctgcagctggacGCGAGGCTGCAGGAGGAGGGGCGTCGAGTGGCAGGCAGGCCGGGGGGCGGGGCCAAGGCCCAGCAGTACTGGCAGCCGCTGTATGCGCACCTGCTGACCCAACGCGAGGCCTGCGGCGAAGGCGACCCCCGCGAGGAGCAGCCGCGCAAGCGGCGCCGCTGTCCTCGCCCGCGGCCCTGA
- the C3h20orf144 gene encoding uncharacterized protein C20orf144 homolog isoform X1, which translates to MGNSGSHKRTKAPNQASKDRPPDMDKARHKQFFSHLKRKKPSPTASQHATFPFFQWREAPDPARVGENPRIKAGKTKIVLLFPLDKRQQLAEAAAGPFVRPVRPAEDPLGAPTCFPATVAPMLRGAGDGVDRREGARAREMKRILVLLLQLDARLQEEGRRVAGRPGGGAKAQQYWQPLYAHLLTQREACGEGDPREEQPRKRRRCPRPRP; encoded by the exons ATGGGAAACAGCGGTTCCCACAAGAGGACCAAAGCACCCAATCAGGCCAGCAAGGACAGGCCACCTGACATGGACAAGGCCCGTCACAAGCAGTTCTTCAGCCACCTCAAGCGGAAGAAGCCAAGT cccacagcctCACAACATGCCACTTTCCCCTTTTTTCAATGGCGAGAGGCTCCTGACCCTGCCCGGGTGGGTGAGAACCCCCGCATCAAGGCTGGGAAA ACCAAGATCGTGCTGCTTTTCCCGCTGGACAAGCGGCAGCAGCTGGCCGAGGCAGCGGCGGGCCCATTTGTGCGGCCCGTGCGGCCCGCTGAGGACCCGCTCGGCGCCCCGACGTGCTTCCCAGCCACGGTGGCGCCTATGCTACGTGGGGCAGGCGACGGCGTGGACAGGCGCGAAGGTGCGCGCGCGAGAGAGATGAAAAGGAtcctggtgctgctgctgcagctggacGCGAGGCTGCAGGAGGAGGGGCGTCGAGTGGCAGGCAGGCCGGGGGGCGGGGCCAAGGCCCAGCAGTACTGGCAGCCGCTGTATGCGCACCTGCTGACCCAACGCGAGGCCTGCGGCGAAGGCGACCCCCGCGAGGAGCAGCCGCGCAAGCGGCGCCGCTGTCCTCGCCCGCGGCCCTGA
- the Necab3 gene encoding N-terminal EF-hand calcium-binding protein 3 isoform X10 has product MLIRCLREYEQASKVDQFVTRFLLRETANQLQALQNSLEGASDTLEAQAQRLDEENIKVQSRSCGSRRAGRRALRSISWSPTWSPGSSDTGRSSEAELQWRLQVNRLQELIDQLECKAPRLEPMHEGDLAKGLDSHILVAQRQVQVAEDALQDFHRALCCYMNFTGAQSHCLHVSAQKMLDNAAFTLYEFWQDEASWRRHQQSPCSKAFQRTLIDHLRAPDTLTTVFFPASWWIMNNN; this is encoded by the exons ATGCTTATAAGGTGCTTAAGG GAGTATGAACAGGCCTCCAAGGTGGACCAGTTTGTCACACGATTCCTGCTGCGGGAGACTGCGAATCAGCTACAAGCCCTACAGAACTCCCTGGAGGGGGCATCAGACACTCTGGAGGCCCAGGCCCAGCG GTTGGATGAAGAAAATATCAAAGTGCAGAGTAGGTCCTGTGGCAGTCGGAGGGCAGGACGCAGAGCCCTGAGGAGCATCAGTTGGTCACCAACCTGGTCTCCTGGATCCTCTGATACAG GGCGGAGTTCAGAGGCTGAGCTGCAGTGGCGGCTGCAGGTCAACCGCCTCCAAGAGCTCATAGACCAGCTTGAGTGCAAG GCACCACGGTTGGAACCCATGCATGAAGGGGACCTTGCCAAGGGTCTTGACTCA CACATCCTTGTAGCACAGAGGCAAGTACAAGTGGCAGAGGATGCCCTGCAGGATTTCCATCGTGCTCTGTGCTGCTACATGAACTTCACAGGAGCCCAAAGCCACTGTCTGCA TGTATCTGCCCAGAAGATGCTAGACAATGCTGCTTTCACCCTATATGAGTTCTGGCAGGATGAGGCCTCCTGGAGAAG GCACCAGCAGTCACCCTGCAGCAAGGCTTTCCAGCGCACCCTCATTGATCACCTGCGGGCGCCAGACACTCTCACCACTGTGTTCTTCCCAG CCTCCTGGTGGATTATGAATAATAACTGA